In Methanobacterium paludis, the following proteins share a genomic window:
- a CDS encoding Hsp20/alpha crystallin family protein has product MKRRNFLDKEVIDQMLEDTSRTIDSIKQDIEKTIVDYTFVPGKDIIETDDSIIVHVDLPGIKKENIDLTLTETKLRVKAKLEEEDIERSYISPHDRKAGFVRRTVRFPKKVIPDEAEAKYENGVLSVDVPKLETKDSFTVDIK; this is encoded by the coding sequence ATGAAAAGAAGAAATTTTTTAGATAAAGAAGTAATTGACCAGATGCTGGAAGACACATCAAGAACAATAGACAGCATAAAACAAGATATAGAAAAAACAATAGTTGATTATACATTTGTTCCAGGTAAAGACATAATAGAAACCGACGACAGTATTATAGTGCATGTGGATCTCCCCGGTATCAAAAAGGAAAACATAGACTTAACACTCACAGAAACCAAATTGAGAGTTAAGGCAAAATTAGAGGAAGAGGATATAGAAAGAAGTTACATATCCCCCCACGATAGAAAAGCCGGTTTTGTGAGAAGAACTGTTAGATTCCCTAAAAAAGTGATACCTGACGAAGCCGAAGCTAAATACGAAAACGGTGTTTTGAGCGTTGATGTTCCTAAACTGGAGACAAAAGACAGCTTCACAGTGGACATCAAATAG
- a CDS encoding VOC family protein: MKVKYVTIIVEDMDESIKFYTEVMGFEIDSQYDLGPAGTITLLKGEGDAMIELIKNTENETGLFSVGMDVENINTTVKELKSKGAKITMEPTPITVGTLAFLEDPNGAKIALIQHH, encoded by the coding sequence ATGAAAGTTAAATATGTTACCATCATAGTTGAAGATATGGATGAGTCAATTAAATTTTACACAGAAGTTATGGGATTTGAAATAGATAGCCAATACGATCTCGGACCAGCAGGAACAATCACATTATTGAAAGGGGAAGGGGATGCTATGATAGAGCTCATAAAAAATACAGAAAATGAAACTGGCCTGTTTTCAGTGGGAATGGATGTTGAAAACATAAACACCACAGTGAAAGAACTCAAATCTAAAGGTGCCAAAATCACCATGGAACCCACACCAATAACAGTTGGAACCTTAGCATTCTTAGAAGACCCAAATGGGGCCAAGATAGCGCTAATTCAACACCATTAA
- a CDS encoding alpha/beta hydrolase, with product MSQLSKAIEPNIRAFLEEVNSQGGPQLYELSVDDAREVLLKAQDMEVKKLPADIEDYNILGGPNCKISIRIVRPKGNKEILPVVMYFHGGGWVLGNKVTHSRLIREIANGAEAAVVFVNFTPSPEAKFPVAIDEAYLATKFIAENGEDLNLDPSKIVVAGDSVGGNMAAAVTMMAKENGPDILFQLLFYPVTDANFDTPSYKQFATDHFLTREAMKWFWDNYLPAHETRKQPLASPLQASLEQLKGLPPALIITGEFDVLRDEGEAYAHKLNDAGVRVTAVRYLGTIHDFVMLNPITETPATRAAIKQANETLREVFEG from the coding sequence ATGAGTCAATTAAGTAAAGCAATTGAACCAAATATTAGGGCTTTCCTTGAAGAGGTTAACAGTCAGGGCGGGCCTCAGTTATACGAGCTTTCTGTGGACGATGCTCGCGAAGTTCTTTTAAAAGCACAGGATATGGAGGTAAAAAAGCTGCCTGCAGATATAGAAGACTACAATATTCTGGGAGGCCCTAACTGTAAAATTTCAATCAGGATCGTTCGTCCAAAAGGAAACAAGGAAATCTTGCCCGTTGTGATGTACTTCCACGGGGGAGGGTGGGTTTTAGGTAATAAAGTTACACACAGCAGGTTAATTCGTGAAATAGCTAATGGAGCTGAAGCTGCCGTTGTTTTTGTCAATTTTACACCTTCTCCTGAGGCCAAGTTTCCAGTAGCAATAGATGAGGCGTACCTTGCCACGAAATTCATAGCTGAAAATGGGGAAGACCTGAATTTAGACCCTTCAAAGATTGTGGTTGCTGGTGACAGTGTTGGTGGAAACATGGCTGCCGCCGTTACCATGATGGCAAAAGAAAACGGGCCGGATATCCTATTTCAACTGCTATTTTACCCGGTTACCGATGCAAATTTTGATACTCCATCGTATAAGCAGTTTGCAACCGATCACTTTCTCACCAGAGAGGCCATGAAATGGTTCTGGGACAACTATCTACCAGCCCATGAAACACGTAAACAACCATTAGCATCCCCTCTTCAAGCATCTCTCGAGCAACTTAAAGGTCTACCCCCTGCTTTAATCATCACAGGTGAATTCGATGTTCTTCGTGATGAAGGTGAAGCCTATGCCCATAAACTGAATGATGCAGGTGTAAGGGTTACAGCGGTTCGATACCTTGGGACAATACACGATTTTGTCATGTTAAATCCCATCACTGAGACCCCAGCTACCAGGGCTGCCATAAAACAGGCCAATGAAACACTTCGTGAGGTTTTTGAGGGTTAA
- a CDS encoding DUF2085 domain-containing protein: MYRISFCHRMPERTFKIKGHYFPVCSRCTGIYLGALCYSIYTYFFYVKYTWILILLAILMIIPTFIDGFTQLLEMRESNNTLRFTTGLISGLGLMIIAKFIKYIVFLSIIK, translated from the coding sequence ATGTATAGAATATCATTTTGTCATAGGATGCCTGAAAGAACCTTCAAAATTAAGGGACATTATTTTCCGGTTTGTTCAAGGTGTACTGGGATTTATCTTGGAGCATTATGCTATTCTATATATACCTATTTTTTTTATGTAAAATATACATGGATACTAATTTTACTGGCTATTTTAATGATAATTCCAACTTTCATTGATGGATTTACTCAATTGTTGGAAATGAGAGAGAGTAATAACACATTAAGGTTTACAACAGGATTAATTAGTGGATTAGGATTGATGATAATAGCCAAATTTATAAAATACATTGTATTCCTATCTATAATCAAATAA
- a CDS encoding zinc ribbon domain-containing protein yields the protein MGLLSTKEKSPEEQRIDELMSKPINNSVKPHLKQTLKNMAKTGKSMDEIERYYRETAAKTRFIEERKAEYVTEAKLADEVYKAYVTDGISRLDKVNGRFLASQSVKTDILIEQNNQIIKLLEIIVNKGNNGLPMTFCSECGTQNNNAAKYCEKCGTKI from the coding sequence ATGGGATTGTTAAGTACTAAAGAAAAAAGTCCAGAAGAACAGAGAATAGATGAATTGATGAGTAAGCCAATTAATAATTCAGTTAAACCTCATCTTAAACAAACACTAAAAAATATGGCTAAAACTGGTAAAAGTATGGATGAAATAGAAAGGTATTATAGAGAGACAGCTGCTAAGACCCGATTTATAGAAGAGCGGAAGGCGGAATATGTTACAGAAGCTAAATTAGCTGATGAAGTTTATAAAGCGTATGTAACTGATGGAATCTCTCGATTAGATAAAGTAAATGGCAGATTTCTTGCATCTCAATCAGTTAAAACGGACATTCTCATTGAACAAAACAATCAAATCATTAAATTATTAGAAATAATTGTAAATAAGGGTAATAATGGTTTACCAATGACATTTTGTTCTGAGTGTGGAACTCAAAACAATAATGCAGCAAAATACTGCGAAAAATGTGGTACAAAGATATAA
- a CDS encoding zinc-ribbon domain-containing protein, which produces MTKICQECGNENKDTAVFCENCGSKLGSNANTSKLNKTSNSFGGFSGWWNKQGTGVKQQ; this is translated from the coding sequence TTGACAAAGATATGTCAAGAATGTGGCAATGAAAACAAGGATACTGCTGTTTTTTGTGAAAACTGTGGAAGCAAGTTAGGAAGTAATGCAAATACATCTAAACTTAATAAAACAAGCAACAGTTTCGGTGGGTTCAGTGGATGGTGGAATAAACAGGGTACAGGGGTAAAGCAGCAGTAG
- a CDS encoding universal stress protein, which yields MRKKILLPTDGSKQAERAGEYAVASADLNGVDIIVLNVIDTHYLDALPQQDLQDQLANELKEEGREAVEIFRKTLEDRQCEGKCKNVTFTTLIKEGKPANVILKTIDEEDIDQVIMGKSGKHGLEKLLLGATTERVVRSANIPVNVIS from the coding sequence ATGCGTAAAAAAATATTGTTGCCTACAGACGGTTCGAAACAGGCAGAAAGGGCTGGAGAGTATGCAGTAGCCAGTGCAGATTTAAACGGTGTAGATATCATTGTTTTAAATGTGATTGACACACATTACCTTGATGCGTTGCCACAGCAGGATCTCCAGGATCAGCTTGCAAATGAGTTAAAAGAAGAGGGAAGAGAAGCTGTTGAAATTTTTAGAAAAACATTAGAAGATCGTCAATGCGAAGGAAAGTGTAAAAACGTTACATTCACCACCCTTATTAAAGAAGGAAAGCCAGCAAATGTTATACTTAAAACTATAGATGAAGAAGATATAGATCAAGTTATAATGGGAAAATCTGGTAAACACGGTTTAGAAAAGTTGCTGTTGGGAGCAACCACCGAAAGGGTTGTAAGATCCGCTAACATACCAGTTAATGTGATATCTTAA
- a CDS encoding DUF5518 domain-containing protein translates to MVQDTIKDIIMWRPIIIATAIVVAIYFVSDMLSGQSLLFSGFLLAGIAVGFMVGGNIKAGLINGAITGVIAGIITTIMLIIYLLIEGLSASVMGSIGGTLAMYIAVEIVIAIAGGAIGFFINSETEFANEENDESEIPEN, encoded by the coding sequence ATGGTTCAAGACACTATTAAAGATATTATCATGTGGAGACCTATAATAATTGCAACAGCCATTGTTGTAGCAATTTATTTTGTATCCGATATGTTATCAGGTCAAAGTTTATTGTTCTCCGGTTTTCTACTAGCAGGAATAGCAGTTGGTTTTATGGTTGGAGGAAACATAAAAGCAGGATTGATTAATGGAGCAATTACGGGTGTGATTGCAGGAATTATAACCACCATAATGTTAATAATTTATCTGTTAATTGAAGGCCTCAGTGCTTCAGTTATGGGATCTATAGGGGGCACACTTGCCATGTACATAGCTGTGGAAATAGTCATAGCAATAGCAGGTGGAGCCATTGGATTCTTTATAAACTCAGAAACAGAATTTGCAAACGAAGAAAATGACGAATCTGAGATACCTGAAAATTAA
- a CDS encoding ester cyclase produces MSVEENLKLMQTLDDAWNSQDWDTFNKRHAKNVMVYWPGQPEPTEGQKAHHEEAVDFFKTFPDNHVKNRPYKVLFGQGDWTCSVAEFTGTMKGPMIGADGNEIPATNKKFKVEFCTVAHWMNGEIIEEKLFYDLVGLMKQLGLM; encoded by the coding sequence ATGAGTGTGGAAGAAAACCTGAAACTGATGCAAACACTGGATGATGCATGGAACTCCCAGGACTGGGATACCTTCAACAAACGCCATGCTAAAAATGTCATGGTGTACTGGCCAGGCCAACCAGAACCTACAGAAGGACAAAAAGCACATCATGAAGAGGCTGTGGATTTTTTTAAAACGTTCCCTGACAACCACGTTAAAAACCGCCCTTATAAAGTCCTTTTTGGTCAAGGGGACTGGACATGTTCTGTGGCTGAGTTTACAGGCACTATGAAAGGGCCTATGATTGGTGCTGATGGAAATGAGATTCCAGCTACAAACAAAAAATTTAAAGTGGAGTTCTGCACAGTAGCCCACTGGATGAATGGTGAGATAATCGAAGAAAAACTTTTCTACGACTTGGTTGGACTGATGAAACAGCTCGGTTTGATGTGA
- a CDS encoding DUF1453 family protein, translating into MVNVIYPDMSMINQSTQSLIIIFVIIILLQLRERRVKSWKLMLMPAFMFLITAGIVYNVLFSDILNFTLIITGFILGIGLGILIGSFMKVRIDENGSMMLKGSAIAVGLWLLVIALKIYGKDILSGTGLINLDVLISMVLMMTLGAMISRRFYVYMKYLKHKQMLNGQVI; encoded by the coding sequence TTGGTCAACGTAATTTACCCAGATATGAGCATGATCAATCAATCCACTCAATCCCTCATAATCATATTTGTAATAATAATTCTGTTACAGCTGCGAGAGCGAAGGGTGAAATCATGGAAATTGATGTTAATGCCCGCGTTCATGTTTCTTATAACTGCTGGTATTGTGTACAATGTTTTATTTTCAGATATACTAAATTTTACCCTGATAATAACCGGTTTTATCCTAGGAATAGGTCTTGGAATACTTATAGGCTCATTTATGAAGGTTAGAATAGATGAAAATGGATCAATGATGTTGAAAGGTTCAGCGATAGCTGTGGGTCTGTGGTTGCTGGTAATAGCCTTAAAAATATACGGAAAAGACATATTAAGTGGAACTGGGCTCATCAACCTCGACGTTCTAATATCCATGGTATTAATGATGACACTCGGTGCAATGATTTCAAGACGTTTTTATGTTTATATGAAATATTTGAAGCATAAACAGATGTTAAACGGGCAAGTAATTTAA
- a CDS encoding pyridoxamine 5'-phosphate oxidase family protein, with protein MDFKDCIDFANENPIAWLATSEGNQPHVRALGMWFADEGGFYFQIGGTKDVYKQLLKNPHVEVGFYKSGEMSGTMMRVTGEVEFVEDLEMKKKVLEDRPFLKEFGLTPDNPSLVIFKIPKGKAHFWNMATNLEPKMFINFGD; from the coding sequence ATGGATTTTAAAGACTGTATAGATTTTGCAAATGAAAATCCAATTGCATGGTTGGCAACCAGTGAAGGAAACCAACCTCATGTAAGGGCTCTGGGGATGTGGTTTGCAGATGAAGGGGGTTTTTACTTCCAGATCGGAGGCACTAAAGATGTTTATAAGCAGCTGTTAAAAAACCCGCACGTTGAAGTTGGATTCTATAAATCTGGAGAAATGAGCGGCACCATGATGAGGGTAACTGGAGAGGTAGAGTTTGTAGAAGACCTTGAAATGAAGAAAAAGGTTTTAGAAGACAGGCCATTTCTCAAAGAATTCGGACTCACACCTGATAATCCCTCTTTAGTTATATTCAAAATTCCAAAGGGTAAAGCACATTTCTGGAACATGGCAACCAACCTTGAACCAAAAATGTTCATTAACTTCGGAGATTAA
- a CDS encoding FAD-dependent oxidoreductase, translating into MVNTDLQGKSGSFWEEMCPATNFPPLEEGLKVDVAIIGGGIAGITAAILLKENGQTVAVIEANRIVKDVTIGTTAKISVAPNMIYSNLISTLGKAKSQKFAMANMNSLKKIADIVSKRDINCDFKFVQFYIYTELADKVETIKSEINAAKELGLTVFYTENVPLPFETGPAALYENQAQFHPRKYLLALSDDIPGEGSYVFENTRAIDMKEGKIKEVLTDKGSIMADNVIVATNTPIYDPDMLYNHLHPGRSYVMGVYAKGEFPEGMFVDFDPVHTYRTAPTQKGQLIIVAGEHHDAGKVTNTKEYYKRLENYARQHLDIESIEYHWSSQDNVTDDGLPLIGMTSKEGIYVATGFGFWGMTTGTTAAMVLTDLITGKENQFADLFDPTRFKPVESTEDILKQESTVKSVTGKEISRSKILDTVDLSPDEAKTFGEDGEMFAAYMDDDGSIHALQAVCTHRGCLLTWNNAEKSWDCPCHGSRFNFDGEILHGPAVKELRRYI; encoded by the coding sequence ATGGTAAACACAGATCTACAAGGAAAATCAGGCTCATTCTGGGAGGAAATGTGTCCAGCTACAAATTTTCCCCCACTTGAAGAGGGATTAAAAGTTGATGTTGCGATAATTGGAGGGGGTATTGCAGGGATCACTGCCGCAATACTGCTAAAAGAAAACGGACAGACTGTGGCAGTAATAGAAGCTAATAGAATTGTAAAAGATGTAACAATAGGCACAACAGCCAAAATAAGTGTTGCCCCCAACATGATATACAGTAACCTCATATCCACGCTTGGTAAGGCCAAATCTCAAAAATTTGCCATGGCAAACATGAACTCCCTGAAAAAAATAGCAGATATTGTATCAAAACGGGATATAAACTGTGATTTCAAGTTTGTTCAATTTTATATTTACACAGAGTTAGCTGATAAAGTTGAAACGATCAAAAGTGAAATAAATGCTGCAAAAGAATTGGGTCTAACTGTATTTTACACAGAAAACGTGCCTTTACCATTTGAAACCGGACCTGCCGCACTTTACGAGAATCAAGCCCAATTCCATCCACGAAAGTATCTTTTGGCCCTTTCGGATGATATACCCGGCGAAGGTAGTTATGTTTTTGAGAATACACGTGCCATCGATATGAAAGAAGGTAAAATCAAGGAAGTTCTGACAGACAAAGGTTCAATAATGGCAGATAATGTTATAGTGGCAACCAACACCCCAATATATGACCCTGATATGTTGTACAATCATCTTCATCCTGGACGATCCTATGTAATGGGAGTCTATGCTAAAGGTGAGTTTCCTGAGGGCATGTTCGTTGACTTCGACCCGGTACATACTTATCGAACAGCCCCTACGCAAAAGGGTCAGCTTATAATAGTCGCTGGCGAACATCACGATGCTGGAAAAGTCACAAATACTAAGGAATATTATAAGCGACTTGAAAATTACGCACGTCAACATCTGGATATTGAATCAATAGAGTACCACTGGTCAAGTCAGGACAATGTTACAGACGATGGTTTGCCCCTTATTGGTATGACATCAAAAGAAGGTATATACGTTGCAACAGGTTTTGGATTCTGGGGTATGACCACAGGCACAACCGCAGCCATGGTGCTTACAGATCTCATAACTGGCAAAGAAAACCAGTTTGCGGACTTATTTGATCCTACGAGGTTCAAACCAGTTGAAAGCACCGAAGACATCTTAAAACAGGAATCAACTGTTAAAAGTGTTACTGGAAAAGAGATCTCAAGGTCAAAAATTCTTGATACCGTAGATCTTTCTCCAGATGAAGCAAAGACCTTTGGAGAAGATGGTGAGATGTTTGCAGCTTATATGGATGATGATGGTAGTATACATGCCCTCCAAGCTGTCTGCACCCACAGGGGCTGTTTACTTACATGGAACAATGCAGAAAAAAGTTGGGACTGCCCATGTCATGGCTCCCGCTTTAACTTTGATGGTGAAATACTTCACGGGCCTGCAGTTAAGGAGCTTCGACGGTATATTTAA
- a CDS encoding DUF763 domain-containing protein has product MQSRRGVANLPLHGGHAPKWLFKRMVKLTKGIVDVMLYEYDADEFLRRISDPYWFQAFSCVLGFDWHSSGTTTTTCGALKLAIDPEEHGILVAGGKGKASRKTPSDIEKAGDIFSLSTGKIDEMVHASKISAKIDNSCIQDGYQLYHHSFILTEKGEWAVVQQGMNEETRYARRYHWLSESVSEFVEEPHKGICCDKPELQTLDMTAHQSNEARDVSVDLICDNPEHLKKYFKDRTPLVEKSQTHLEDYFNEFRMPRHHPVLDMDLSDREFDVLKRAWEIQPSDYEELVSLEGIGPKKVRALALISDLVYGSEPSWKDPVKYSFTHGGKDGYPYPVDREVYDNSIWTIREALEQAKLEKKDKYGAIKRLETLIKTDKD; this is encoded by the coding sequence ATGCAGTCCAGAAGGGGAGTTGCCAACTTGCCATTACATGGTGGTCACGCCCCAAAATGGCTTTTTAAAAGGATGGTTAAATTAACCAAGGGCATTGTAGATGTCATGCTCTATGAATACGATGCAGACGAATTTTTAAGGAGAATTTCAGACCCTTACTGGTTCCAGGCCTTTTCATGCGTTTTGGGTTTTGACTGGCATTCCTCAGGAACCACAACCACAACCTGTGGGGCTCTTAAACTGGCAATTGATCCGGAGGAGCATGGCATCTTGGTTGCAGGTGGTAAGGGTAAAGCATCGAGGAAGACGCCTTCAGATATTGAAAAGGCCGGTGATATTTTTTCACTGTCCACAGGTAAGATCGATGAGATGGTGCATGCAAGCAAGATTTCAGCAAAGATCGACAACTCATGTATTCAGGATGGATATCAGCTATACCATCACTCATTTATTTTAACAGAAAAAGGTGAATGGGCAGTGGTGCAGCAGGGAATGAATGAGGAGACCCGCTATGCAAGACGTTACCATTGGCTTTCAGAATCGGTGAGTGAGTTTGTTGAAGAACCTCACAAAGGAATATGCTGTGACAAGCCAGAACTTCAGACCCTTGACATGACGGCCCACCAGAGTAATGAAGCAAGGGATGTCAGTGTTGATCTGATCTGTGACAATCCAGAACATCTCAAAAAGTACTTCAAAGACAGAACCCCTCTTGTTGAAAAATCACAGACACACCTTGAAGATTACTTCAACGAATTTAGAATGCCTCGCCACCATCCTGTGCTTGATATGGACCTTTCAGACAGAGAATTTGACGTTTTAAAGAGGGCCTGGGAAATTCAACCTTCAGACTATGAGGAACTGGTTTCACTTGAGGGAATAGGGCCCAAAAAGGTACGTGCCCTTGCATTGATATCTGACCTTGTTTATGGCTCCGAGCCGAGCTGGAAGGACCCAGTTAAATACAGCTTCACCCACGGAGGAAAAGACGGATATCCATATCCAGTTGACCGTGAGGTCTATGATAATTCCATATGGACAATTCGAGAGGCCTTGGAACAGGCAAAACTTGAGAAGAAAGATAAATATGGTGCCATTAAACGGTTGGAAACTTTAATAAAGACAGATAAAGATTAA
- a CDS encoding MJ1255/VC2487 family glycosyltransferase: MKISIIIPTYNEEDYLPKLLESIKNQEFRDYEVIVADANSKDKTREIAESYGCKVVEGGIPAIGRNRGASVAQGEYLLFLDSDVILTAGYLESALDEFIDNELGIAITQITPLSDSLIDKVSHDFANLFMKSVESIKPHGAGCYGILTMKKLHDEVGGFDEAIDFGEDTDYIEKIAKISSFRVLREPQLLVSIRRLEKEGRKNIAFKYAKSTLYQFSGRKITAEELDYDFDYSSEDNNEDHPDDNVDETPLKVGTSNEKGKSRRKRILYSICGEGMGHAIRSGVVIKHLAKKNDVVIFTSDRAYKYISKKYDNVYEIGGFNTVYEDNEVKNRKTFVKGMKGFPKDLKNSLKIMNNVVKEFKPDVIVSDFEFYANIMSKLVKIPLISLDNISVLTQCVLDVPRKYRNDRIRAEGVAYSFTTKPKRYLITSFFKAPIKNPEKAKMFSPILREEILNLKPELGDHILVYQTSTSNKKLMDLLQNTNESCIVYGFNEDTVDGNLQFRKFNEDQFYRDLASCKAVIANGGFTMITEALYLQKPVLSIPVKKQFEQILNAIYIERLGYGKFCEQLEKEDLEDFLQNLEGYHDKIKSSYKPKGNEEILRELDETIEDYSK; this comes from the coding sequence ATGAAAATCAGTATTATTATTCCAACTTATAACGAGGAAGATTACCTTCCCAAATTATTGGAAAGCATAAAAAATCAGGAATTCCGGGATTATGAAGTTATAGTAGCCGATGCAAATTCAAAGGATAAAACCAGGGAAATTGCAGAATCATACGGTTGTAAAGTTGTTGAAGGAGGTATTCCCGCTATAGGTCGTAATAGGGGGGCGAGTGTGGCCCAGGGGGAGTATCTCCTATTTTTGGATTCAGATGTTATACTAACGGCAGGTTACCTTGAATCTGCTTTAGACGAATTCATAGACAATGAACTGGGCATTGCAATTACCCAGATAACGCCTTTAAGCGATAGTTTAATAGATAAAGTATCCCATGATTTTGCAAATTTATTCATGAAGAGTGTTGAATCCATAAAACCACACGGTGCTGGTTGTTACGGCATATTAACCATGAAGAAACTTCATGATGAAGTTGGAGGCTTTGATGAGGCAATTGACTTTGGTGAGGACACAGATTACATAGAAAAAATTGCTAAAATAAGCTCCTTTAGAGTTTTAAGAGAACCTCAACTTCTTGTTTCCATAAGAAGACTTGAAAAAGAGGGAAGGAAAAATATTGCATTTAAATATGCCAAAAGTACCCTCTACCAGTTTTCCGGTAGGAAAATAACTGCTGAAGAGTTGGATTATGACTTCGATTATTCCAGTGAAGATAATAATGAAGATCATCCAGATGATAACGTAGATGAAACCCCTCTAAAGGTAGGAACTTCTAATGAAAAAGGAAAAAGTAGAAGAAAAAGAATTCTTTATTCCATCTGCGGCGAGGGAATGGGACATGCAATTAGAAGTGGGGTTGTAATAAAACATCTGGCAAAGAAAAATGATGTGGTTATATTTACAAGCGACAGAGCTTACAAGTACATTTCAAAAAAATACGACAATGTTTATGAGATAGGTGGTTTCAACACAGTTTATGAAGATAATGAAGTTAAAAATAGGAAAACTTTTGTCAAAGGGATGAAAGGATTTCCCAAAGACCTTAAAAATAGCCTAAAGATTATGAATAATGTTGTCAAGGAATTCAAGCCCGATGTGATTGTCTCAGATTTCGAGTTCTACGCTAACATCATGAGCAAGCTTGTGAAAATACCCCTCATAAGCCTTGATAACATAAGTGTTCTTACACAGTGCGTACTGGATGTACCTCGAAAATATCGTAACGACAGGATCAGGGCAGAAGGAGTTGCTTACTCCTTCACAACAAAACCAAAAAGATACCTAATTACCAGTTTCTTCAAAGCACCCATTAAAAATCCTGAAAAGGCAAAAATGTTCTCCCCAATACTGCGGGAGGAAATCTTAAACCTTAAACCGGAGCTTGGAGACCATATCCTGGTTTACCAGACGAGTACCTCCAACAAAAAGCTGATGGATCTTCTGCAAAACACCAACGAGAGTTGTATTGTCTACGGTTTCAATGAAGATACTGTTGATGGAAACCTCCAGTTTAGAAAGTTCAACGAAGACCAGTTCTACAGGGATCTTGCCTCCTGCAAGGCGGTTATAGCCAACGGTGGTTTTACAATGATAACGGAGGCATTATACCTCCAAAAACCAGTTCTCAGCATACCAGTAAAGAAACAGTTTGAACAGATCCTGAATGCCATCTACATTGAGAGGCTTGGATACGGGAAATTCTGTGAACAATTGGAAAAAGAGGATCTTGAAGATTTCCTCCAGAACCTGGAGGGTTACCACGATAAAATAAAGTCATCTTACAAACCGAAAGGCAACGAAGAAATTTTAAGGGAACTGGATGAAACCATTGAAGATTATTCTAAGTAA
- the nadA gene encoding quinolinate synthase NadA — MFNDLQKEIIRLKEEKNATILVHNYQIGEIQEIADFIGDSLELCIKASQIKDSDLVVFCGVDFMAETAAILNPDKKIVIPDKSSECPMANMLPVEELRNAKKRYPDAAVVLYVNTLAEAKAEADILCTSANAVKVVQSLTEDQILFGPDMNLAAYVQQHVDKEIIPVPEGGHCYVHKMFNLGDMYFLREKYPDAEILVHPECDPEVQEFADHVLSTGGMVRHVAASPKDTFIVGTEVDMVTRLRRENPGKTILPALSDAICENMKLHTLEKVKNSLLNEEFVVAVDEEIADKARNAIERMLEVS; from the coding sequence ATGTTTAATGATCTTCAAAAAGAAATTATAAGGCTCAAAGAAGAGAAAAATGCCACAATACTGGTCCATAATTATCAGATAGGCGAAATACAGGAGATTGCAGATTTTATAGGTGATTCCCTGGAGTTATGTATAAAAGCATCCCAGATCAAAGATTCAGACCTCGTGGTTTTCTGTGGTGTTGATTTTATGGCTGAAACTGCTGCAATACTCAACCCTGATAAAAAAATTGTTATTCCTGATAAAAGTTCAGAGTGTCCAATGGCCAACATGCTCCCTGTAGAAGAACTGAGAAATGCAAAAAAAAGATATCCTGATGCTGCAGTTGTCCTGTACGTTAACACGCTTGCAGAGGCAAAGGCAGAAGCAGACATACTCTGCACATCAGCAAATGCTGTGAAAGTGGTTCAAAGCCTCACAGAAGATCAGATATTATTCGGCCCGGATATGAACCTTGCAGCCTATGTTCAGCAACACGTTGATAAGGAAATAATTCCTGTACCTGAGGGAGGACACTGTTACGTCCATAAAATGTTCAACCTGGGAGATATGTACTTTTTAAGGGAAAAATATCCTGATGCAGAAATACTGGTTCACCCTGAGTGTGATCCAGAGGTTCAGGAATTTGCGGATCATGTTTTGAGCACTGGTGGAATGGTTAGACATGTTGCTGCATCCCCAAAGGACACATTCATAGTCGGAACAGAGGTGGATATGGTAACAAGGTTAAGACGTGAAAACCCGGGTAAAACAATTCTTCCAGCATTAAGCGATGCAATATGTGAAAATATGAAACTCCACACCCTGGAAAAGGTTAAAAACTCCCTTTTAAACGAGGAATTTGTTGTAGCAGTTGATGAAGAAATAGCTGATAAAGCAAGAAATGCTATAGAAAGGATGCTTGAAGTTTCATAG